In the genome of Pseudomonas sp. P5_109, one region contains:
- a CDS encoding HlyD family type I secretion periplasmic adaptor subunit: MQASSTDISTPENKPNADAAGIARIGVWFLLLGLGGFLLWACLAPLDRGVVGSGTVVVSGERKTVQSRTGGTIDNILVREGDQVQQGQIVMQLNTVQAKSQLDVALGQWLGARAVEDRLMAERLNRDTVQWSAALLARAGDPRAVAAMELQGYLFATRRAELASRMQISQHEIASLKEQLQGFEEIKRNHAVQLQFQQQALTGLRELAREGYLPRNRLFEAESSAAQLGAQLASSVSDIGRTRQAINESELKALQQGQVFRSDAESQLTQVVAQTSSLIDQIKSLEFEVNSAAIVAPVAGQVMGMTVHTVGGVAPAGQRLMDIVPQGSSWVVKAQFPPMMADRLKPELPVDLRFGSLQRIHTPVIVGKVLTVSADQLIDEHSGSPYFSVEVSVSPEAIIHLRELGLDVKPGMQAEVLVKTGERTLANYLMQPVTERMAGAFKEE, encoded by the coding sequence ATGCAAGCCAGTTCGACCGACATTTCGACCCCCGAGAACAAGCCCAATGCGGATGCCGCGGGCATTGCCAGGATCGGTGTGTGGTTTTTGCTCCTGGGCCTCGGCGGGTTCCTGCTCTGGGCCTGCCTGGCGCCACTTGACCGCGGCGTGGTCGGTAGCGGCACGGTGGTGGTTTCCGGCGAACGCAAGACCGTGCAGTCGCGCACCGGCGGCACCATCGACAACATCCTGGTACGTGAGGGCGACCAGGTACAGCAGGGGCAGATAGTGATGCAGCTCAACACTGTCCAGGCCAAGTCGCAACTGGATGTCGCCCTGGGCCAGTGGCTCGGCGCTCGCGCCGTCGAGGATCGGCTGATGGCCGAACGCCTGAACCGCGACACTGTGCAGTGGTCCGCAGCATTGCTGGCCCGCGCCGGCGACCCGCGTGCCGTCGCGGCGATGGAGCTGCAAGGCTATCTGTTCGCCACCCGCCGTGCCGAACTGGCCAGTCGCATGCAAATCAGCCAGCACGAAATAGCCTCGCTCAAAGAACAGCTCCAGGGCTTCGAAGAGATCAAGCGCAACCACGCCGTACAACTGCAATTCCAGCAGCAGGCGCTCACGGGGCTGCGGGAACTGGCCCGTGAAGGTTATCTGCCACGCAACCGGCTGTTCGAAGCCGAAAGCAGTGCGGCGCAGTTGGGCGCCCAATTGGCTTCGAGCGTTTCCGATATCGGCCGCACGCGCCAGGCGATCAATGAAAGCGAGCTCAAGGCGCTGCAACAGGGACAGGTCTTTCGCAGCGACGCCGAGTCGCAATTGACCCAGGTCGTGGCGCAGACATCGAGCCTGATCGACCAGATCAAGTCATTGGAATTCGAAGTCAACAGCGCCGCAATCGTCGCGCCCGTCGCCGGCCAGGTGATGGGCATGACCGTGCACACCGTCGGCGGCGTCGCCCCCGCGGGCCAGCGCCTGATGGACATTGTCCCGCAAGGTTCCAGCTGGGTGGTCAAGGCGCAATTCCCGCCGATGATGGCCGACCGGCTCAAGCCGGAGCTGCCGGTCGATCTGCGTTTCGGTTCGTTGCAACGGATCCACACCCCGGTGATCGTCGGCAAGGTGCTCACGGTGTCGGCCGACCAGTTGATCGACGAACACAGCGGTTCGCCCTACTTCTCGGTGGAGGTCTCGGTCAGTCCCGAGGCGATCATCCATCTGCGCGAGTTGGGCCTGGACGTCAAGCCAGGCATGCAGGCTGAAGTCCTGGTCAAGACCGGCGAACGCACCCTTGCCAACTACTTGATGCAGCCGGTGACCGAACGTATGGCTGGCGCTTTCAAGGAAGAATGA
- a CDS encoding DUF6124 family protein, translating to MNPPANDLPDMQVDTTLTSSLDSAAAQRALDYYLKPAVSEELAEPRFFDVNRNISGEEALVHALDLLRCAAATAYESASHLQGANRDLAFSTVHMIDMAKAMVDRSLEKYENA from the coding sequence CCGCCAATGACCTGCCGGACATGCAAGTCGATACGACCCTCACCTCCTCCCTGGACTCAGCGGCGGCACAACGCGCGCTGGACTATTACTTGAAACCTGCTGTTTCGGAGGAGTTGGCCGAGCCGCGTTTTTTTGATGTTAACCGCAATATCAGCGGCGAAGAGGCACTGGTCCATGCTTTGGACCTGTTGCGCTGTGCCGCCGCCACCGCGTACGAGTCAGCCAGTCACCTGCAAGGCGCAAACCGCGACCTGGCGTTTTCGACGGTGCACATGATCGACATGGCCAAGGCGATGGTTGATCGATCACTGGAGAAGTATGAAAACGCTTGA
- a CDS encoding TolC family outer membrane protein, translating into MTVSVRIALLLSVFCSCRLLAAEAPLSLVALYDASRLNDATYQVANHDYEASRQEEAIGRSGLLPQVAINSRYGQGGLFEHQSSTNSQDDQYASDSIALSVIQPLFDKGRWASYEQAKARGQLGGVQHEGADQELFDRVVQAYFDLAQVENELKLTTQQKASVEELAKQSRRLFEAGEGSITDLEEAQARLDSIRALEIQLQAQHRAALRKLAGRAGITVSEIPQMQEQAPAAALLAPEQDLDYWLIKADQTASALGISRASIKVAEANLKQQKAGHYPTVALSGRLARVGQSDLNETTQRQSTYYVGVVIDIPIYQGGGVSASTEKARAALESARSGYEVQLQQMNEDLELNYLGVVAGFEKIKALVTAVRSSQTALKSAEKGYEAGVRSTVDILDAQQRLFSSKRDLLDTKLAMLQSYVNLHTHTGLMTRNELEKVQGLF; encoded by the coding sequence ATGACCGTGTCCGTACGTATCGCCTTGCTACTCTCCGTGTTCTGCTCGTGCCGGCTGCTGGCGGCTGAAGCGCCGTTGTCACTGGTCGCTCTCTACGACGCCTCGCGGCTCAACGATGCGACCTACCAGGTTGCCAACCATGACTACGAGGCATCGCGCCAGGAAGAGGCTATCGGCCGCAGCGGCTTGCTGCCTCAGGTCGCCATCAACTCACGCTACGGTCAGGGTGGCCTGTTTGAACACCAGTCATCGACCAATAGCCAGGACGATCAGTACGCTTCCGACAGCATTGCCCTGTCGGTTATCCAACCGCTGTTCGACAAAGGCCGCTGGGCCTCCTACGAACAGGCCAAGGCGCGTGGGCAACTGGGCGGAGTCCAGCACGAAGGTGCCGACCAGGAGTTGTTCGATCGCGTGGTGCAGGCCTATTTCGATCTCGCCCAGGTGGAAAACGAACTCAAGCTGACGACCCAGCAGAAAGCCTCGGTCGAAGAATTGGCCAAGCAATCCCGACGCTTGTTCGAAGCCGGTGAAGGCAGCATCACAGACCTTGAAGAGGCTCAAGCCCGGCTCGATTCGATCCGCGCCCTGGAAATTCAGTTGCAGGCCCAGCATCGCGCGGCCCTGCGCAAGCTGGCGGGCCGCGCCGGGATTACCGTCAGCGAGATCCCGCAGATGCAAGAGCAGGCACCGGCCGCCGCCTTGCTTGCACCCGAGCAGGACCTCGACTATTGGCTGATCAAGGCCGACCAGACCGCGTCTGCACTGGGCATCAGCCGTGCTTCGATCAAAGTGGCCGAAGCCAACCTCAAGCAACAGAAGGCCGGGCACTACCCGACCGTAGCACTGAGCGGCCGGCTCGCACGGGTCGGCCAGAGCGACCTGAACGAAACGACCCAGCGCCAGTCGACCTACTACGTGGGCGTCGTCATCGATATCCCTATATACCAGGGCGGCGGGGTCAGCGCTTCTACCGAAAAGGCCCGTGCTGCCCTGGAGAGTGCCCGGTCCGGCTATGAGGTCCAGCTCCAGCAAATGAATGAGGACCTCGAGCTCAACTACCTGGGGGTGGTGGCGGGCTTCGAGAAAATCAAGGCGCTGGTGACCGCCGTGCGATCCAGCCAGACCGCCCTGAAATCCGCGGAAAAAGGCTATGAGGCCGGCGTGCGCTCGACGGTCGACATCCTCGACGCCCAACAGCGCCTGTTCTCTTCAAAGCGTGACCTGCTCGATACCAAGCTGGCGATGCTGCAAAGCTATGTCAACCTGCACACCCACACCGGCCTGATGACCCGCAACGAGCTGGAAAAGGTCCAGGGGTTGTTCTGA
- a CDS encoding class I SAM-dependent methyltransferase produces MKTFLHVGCGPKSKNSTTKGFASEQWQELRFDIDESVNPDIVGTMTDMSQVKDASVDALFSSHNIEHLYPHEVPVALAEFKRVLKPGGFVIITCPDLQSVCALVAEDKLTEEAYLSPAGPIAPIDILYGHRPAMANGNVFMAHRCGFTKKVLTGSLQAAGFDMVLPIQRAHPAYDLWAVAALAPISEQEVVAIANQHFPA; encoded by the coding sequence GTGAAAACCTTCCTCCATGTAGGTTGCGGTCCAAAGAGCAAGAACAGCACGACCAAGGGCTTCGCCTCGGAGCAATGGCAGGAGCTGCGCTTCGATATCGATGAGAGTGTCAATCCGGACATCGTCGGCACCATGACCGATATGTCCCAGGTCAAGGACGCTTCGGTGGATGCGCTGTTCTCCAGCCACAACATCGAGCATCTCTATCCCCATGAAGTGCCGGTAGCCCTGGCGGAGTTCAAACGAGTTCTCAAGCCTGGCGGCTTCGTGATCATCACTTGCCCGGACCTGCAATCGGTGTGCGCTCTGGTGGCCGAAGACAAGCTGACCGAGGAGGCCTACCTTTCACCGGCCGGCCCGATCGCGCCCATCGACATCCTCTACGGCCATCGCCCGGCCATGGCCAACGGCAACGTGTTCATGGCGCACCGTTGCGGTTTCACCAAGAAGGTCCTGACCGGCTCCCTGCAAGCGGCCGGCTTTGACATGGTGCTGCCGATCCAGCGCGCCCATCCGGCCTATGACCTGTGGGCGGTGGCGGCACTTGCGCCAATCTCCGAGCAGGAAGTGGTGGCGATCGCCAACCAGCATTTCCCTGCCTAA
- a CDS encoding tetratricopeptide repeat protein → MPRQNLESPNLDIVLAAALQLAEGVALEPMKLLETADRLNGAQRITDVAALYQRWLQHCHSSVNYIIQFNLGTTLSQLGQIEAAEAAYRAAIAQNPEFAQAWFNLGTLLERQNKPQEALAIWQSLLDDRLVDATQSRELYLMTCNNLGRLFEETRQLQKSEAILRTSLEVDPHQPKVIQHWVHLRQKQCVWPVYEPPAGLTRGDLFKASSPLALLAGSDDPGLQLAAAVHFVKERVNVRVPALAPAQGYGHQKLRIGFLSSDFCLHAVSLLTVELFELIDRQRFEVYGFCWTREDGSPLRERVRQAMDHFVRIDAMDDAAAAQCIRDHEIDILIDLHGLTSGARPDIPAFRPAAVQMTYLGFPGSTGLPGIDYVIADRYLIPDSEKAYYSETPLYLAQIYQCSDRQRPVAALPTRAECGLPQDRFVFCSFNNNYKFNEEVFDCWMRILHRAPDSVLWLLADNPWAQENLCARAEAHGVNPARLLFAPRVAPAQYLARYSAADLFLDAYPFNAGTTANDALWMGLPVLTRSGRTFASRMAGSLLTALDLPELITTTLAEYEERAVELATQADLLPGLRERLHQGREHSALFDTPRFVRDFEDAISSVAPGRV, encoded by the coding sequence ATGCCTAGACAGAATCTTGAGAGCCCGAACCTCGATATCGTGCTGGCCGCAGCCCTGCAGCTGGCCGAGGGCGTCGCTCTGGAACCGATGAAGTTGCTCGAAACCGCAGACCGGCTCAATGGCGCGCAGCGCATCACCGATGTCGCTGCGCTCTACCAGCGCTGGCTGCAGCACTGCCATTCGTCGGTCAATTACATTATCCAGTTCAACCTGGGAACCACGCTGTCGCAACTGGGGCAGATCGAGGCCGCAGAGGCAGCCTATCGCGCCGCCATTGCCCAGAACCCGGAATTCGCCCAGGCGTGGTTCAACTTGGGGACGCTTCTGGAGCGTCAAAACAAACCGCAGGAGGCCCTGGCCATCTGGCAGTCGTTGCTCGATGACCGGCTGGTCGACGCCACGCAAAGCCGCGAGCTGTACCTGATGACCTGCAACAACCTGGGCCGCCTGTTCGAGGAAACCCGGCAGTTGCAGAAATCCGAAGCCATCCTGCGCACCAGTCTGGAAGTCGACCCGCATCAACCCAAGGTGATTCAGCACTGGGTGCACTTGCGCCAGAAACAATGCGTCTGGCCGGTCTATGAGCCACCGGCGGGCTTGACCCGTGGCGACTTGTTCAAGGCGTCCTCGCCCTTGGCACTGCTCGCCGGCAGCGATGACCCTGGCCTGCAACTGGCCGCCGCGGTGCACTTCGTCAAGGAACGGGTCAATGTACGGGTACCCGCCCTGGCTCCGGCCCAGGGCTATGGCCACCAGAAGCTGCGCATCGGCTTCCTGTCCTCGGACTTCTGCCTGCATGCGGTGTCGTTGCTGACGGTGGAGCTGTTCGAACTGATCGATCGGCAGCGCTTCGAGGTGTACGGTTTTTGCTGGACCCGCGAAGACGGCTCGCCCCTGCGCGAACGGGTCAGGCAGGCAATGGATCACTTCGTGCGCATCGACGCCATGGATGATGCCGCTGCCGCGCAATGCATCCGCGACCATGAGATCGACATCCTCATCGACCTGCATGGGCTGACGTCCGGGGCCCGTCCGGACATTCCGGCCTTCCGCCCGGCTGCGGTGCAGATGACCTACCTGGGCTTTCCCGGGTCGACCGGGCTGCCAGGCATCGATTATGTAATCGCCGATCGCTACCTGATCCCCGACAGCGAGAAGGCGTACTACAGCGAAACACCGCTGTACCTGGCGCAGATCTACCAGTGCAGCGATCGCCAACGACCTGTTGCGGCGCTGCCGACCCGCGCCGAGTGCGGCTTGCCGCAAGACCGTTTCGTGTTTTGCTCGTTCAACAACAACTACAAGTTCAACGAAGAAGTATTCGACTGCTGGATGCGCATCCTGCACCGCGCGCCCGACAGTGTGTTGTGGCTGCTGGCCGACAACCCCTGGGCCCAGGAAAACCTCTGCGCCAGGGCCGAGGCACATGGCGTGAACCCGGCTCGCCTGCTGTTCGCCCCGCGGGTCGCACCAGCGCAATACCTGGCCCGCTACAGTGCCGCGGATCTGTTCCTCGATGCGTACCCGTTCAACGCCGGGACCACGGCCAACGATGCCCTGTGGATGGGCCTGCCGGTGCTGACCCGCTCGGGACGCACGTTTGCCTCACGCATGGCTGGCAGCCTGCTGACTGCGCTGGACCTGCCGGAGCTGATCACCACCACGCTGGCCGAGTACGAAGAGCGTGCCGTCGAACTGGCGACCCAGGCGGATCTGTTGCCCGGCTTGCGTGAGCGTCTGCACCAGGGCCGCGAGCACTCGGCGCTGTTCGACACCCCACGCTTCGTCAGGGATTTCGAGGACGCGATCAGCAGTGTCGCGCCTGGCCGGGTGTAG
- a CDS encoding type I secretion system permease/ATPase, translating into MRFFLDPQRDIDAALLRYRRLFGVLALFSGVINLLMLVPSIYMMQVFDRVLTSRNETTLLMLSLILLGFFALGCVLEWVRGQVMIKMSAGLDTQLGERVFDAAFERSLKEHSSNPAQVLSDLNSIRQFVTGPALIAIFDAPWLPIYVIATFLFHPWLGSFTVIGSLILAGLGVWNEMTTRKSMSEANRLSVASSSYVNSTLQNAEVIQAMGMLAPLRQRWFNVQQRVITEQGEASDRSSRIAALTRFVRMTWQSLALGLGAILVIENQISAGVMIAVSVLLGRAMAPAEALIGSWKQMGNAKSSYERLNRLLGEFPKTAPGMPLPAPTGALSIDRLVIIPPGMHKPAVNGVTISLAKGEVLAIIGPSASGKSSLARAMVGIWTAKQGSVRLDSAEVGQWSRAALGPHLGYLPQDIELFDGSIAENIARFGEVDAGKVIAAAQLAGINEMILHFPKGYDTLLGTGGLGLSGGQKQRIGLARALYGQPALVVLDEPNSNLDDAGEAALVQAVRKLKAEGSTVVLVTHRPSILGAVDKLLFLKDGVQTLFGPRDQVLKTLVPATPAKAVELRNQEA; encoded by the coding sequence ATGCGATTTTTCCTAGATCCCCAGCGAGATATCGATGCAGCGTTGCTACGTTATCGCCGGCTGTTCGGCGTGTTGGCACTGTTCAGCGGGGTGATCAACCTGCTGATGCTGGTCCCGTCCATCTATATGATGCAGGTTTTCGACCGCGTCCTGACCAGTCGCAATGAAACCACGCTGTTGATGCTGAGCCTTATCTTGCTCGGGTTCTTTGCCCTTGGCTGTGTGCTGGAGTGGGTGCGCGGCCAGGTGATGATCAAGATGAGCGCCGGCCTGGACACTCAGTTGGGCGAGCGGGTATTCGATGCGGCGTTCGAGCGTAGCCTGAAGGAGCACAGCTCCAACCCGGCGCAGGTTCTGAGCGATTTGAACAGCATCCGGCAGTTCGTCACAGGTCCCGCGCTGATTGCTATCTTCGATGCGCCGTGGCTGCCGATCTATGTCATCGCGACGTTCCTGTTCCATCCCTGGCTTGGGAGTTTCACTGTCATCGGCTCGCTAATTCTTGCCGGGCTGGGCGTCTGGAACGAGATGACCACCCGCAAAAGCATGAGCGAGGCCAACCGTTTGTCCGTGGCGTCTTCCAGCTACGTGAACAGTACCTTGCAGAACGCCGAAGTGATTCAGGCGATGGGCATGCTCGCGCCCTTGCGCCAGCGCTGGTTCAACGTGCAGCAGCGGGTCATTACCGAGCAGGGTGAGGCCAGTGACCGCAGTTCGCGGATCGCTGCGCTGACACGCTTTGTGCGCATGACCTGGCAATCGCTGGCCCTTGGCCTGGGCGCCATCCTGGTGATCGAGAACCAGATTTCCGCCGGGGTGATGATCGCCGTGTCGGTATTGCTGGGACGGGCCATGGCGCCGGCCGAAGCGCTGATCGGTTCGTGGAAGCAGATGGGTAACGCCAAAAGCAGCTACGAACGCTTGAACCGCCTGCTCGGCGAATTTCCCAAAACCGCACCAGGCATGCCCCTGCCAGCGCCGACCGGGGCCCTTAGCATCGACCGCCTGGTGATCATCCCGCCGGGCATGCACAAGCCTGCGGTCAATGGCGTGACTATCAGCCTGGCCAAGGGCGAAGTACTGGCGATCATCGGTCCGAGCGCGTCGGGCAAGTCTTCCCTGGCGCGCGCGATGGTCGGCATCTGGACTGCCAAGCAGGGCTCGGTACGTCTGGACAGCGCCGAGGTCGGCCAGTGGTCGCGCGCAGCGCTCGGCCCGCACCTGGGGTACCTGCCGCAGGACATCGAGCTGTTCGATGGCAGCATCGCCGAAAACATCGCGCGTTTCGGCGAGGTGGACGCAGGCAAGGTCATCGCAGCGGCGCAACTGGCTGGTATCAACGAGATGATCCTGCACTTCCCCAAAGGCTATGACACCTTGCTCGGGACTGGCGGGCTGGGGTTGTCCGGCGGCCAGAAGCAGCGCATCGGCCTGGCCCGCGCGTTGTATGGCCAGCCGGCTCTGGTGGTGCTCGACGAGCCCAACTCCAACCTCGACGATGCCGGTGAAGCGGCGCTGGTGCAGGCCGTGCGCAAGCTCAAGGCCGAAGGCAGCACCGTGGTGCTGGTCACCCACAGGCCGAGCATTCTTGGCGCGGTCGACAAGCTGTTGTTCCTCAAGGACGGCGTACAAACCCTGTTCGGCCCGCGTGACCAGGTGCTCAAGACCCTGGTGCCAGCGACGCCGGCAAAAGCCGTCGAACTCCGTAATCAAGAAGCCTGA